Genomic window (Culex pipiens pallens isolate TS chromosome 3, TS_CPP_V2, whole genome shotgun sequence):
gatacgtcaaactcgtgtctgtttgggtacgtcacttcgaccagtcccctatttaggatctccaTCCGTATATGGTCCCAAAATTTTTACTGAAGTTTGTGGCTGGAATCCCGAATTTTAATCAGTCGGGCAATTGCATGTGGCAAAAAGTCCTTTGAACAGATTCCCTTTGTCGCACTTGCTCGGCGTGATCAGATCGTAACTACTGTCTTATCAAGAGTGACAACTAATCGGGGGGATGACAACCCTATTCCGTCCAAAGCAAACTGACCACAGccgacattagcacggttgtcaaatgagagcccacaacaaaagcactatcTGCCCTatctgtcaaatggtagcccataacaaatcaatGTTTGGGTCTTTGATTTCCGAATTTTTCGCATTTTAAAcggtaaatttctgaaaaaaaacgtgAATTGTTTTGCTGATGGCAAATTTCATCATATTAATGGAgattccatccaaatattggcTGAATATATTTCtctgttttaaacttttttgcttttatcttttggtcgatcaaacagtgcgCCCATACACtgagaatcggcattacacttttttcagtttgctttatcaaatttgcatgggacttttgagttcaaccGGGATAACACACAGATTTCAACACTTATACAtaatatgtataatactgattctcagtgtttgttttctgaacttctaagatggcggccttttcGCTACCCCTTGCAACTAATGCCCAAATGAGGAACGATCAAGTAGGCCTATCTCCGTACCCGCAGAATTGCAGAATAATCACACGAAATCgcgaaaagttgccccgacccctcttcgatttgcgtgaaactttgtcctaaggggtaacttttgtccttgatcacgaatctgaggtctgttttttgatatctcgtgactgaggggtggtacgaccccttccatttttgaacatgcgaaaaaaaggtgtttttcaataatttgccacgtggtggctgattgccatgtggcgtcctctgatcgaggcagccttcttagtgtgctttgatttttccctatacatttagctgggaccatgagaatttctgcgacgccggcatgaatccggttcaaggcaagaccaggggcctcggatcgtcttgcacccttcggaggaattgttccccagatcatcccctaggaccccatggtatgcaaaagtcgtcatttgttaacggctgtcttgtacagagcaatttacctaaatgctccagttttacgggttaattcccatttaaacttgttcctgctcaaggcaagccagtttccaaccaaatgggctgaaattttggcctgagcctccattttgagtactctttcgggcaatctcatataatttttgatttgagcaactttaatttttttgacccgggctaatcacgagttatcgcgattttacgaaaaaaaagttttgaaaaagttactttttgcgtttctctttgtttcgtcgtccgtgtctgtcgcgggtgaccatgaacggccatgatcgatggcgaccaactttttcaacacttttttcgtaaaatcgcgataactcgtgatgtttataagcaaaccccttatgtctatatatcaatttttttgtaattgtttttggattttatatggagattttcagaaaagtggaaATTTTACCATTATCCGGGCAAATTTCACCGTTTTTTTTCCGAACCGAAACACgcttttaaaacataattattttccaaaaaaataaattttgctaaaCACGTTTTTCGGTTCAGTTCGGCATGCTTAACAACCCTACTTTCAGAAAATCGCcatataaaatccgggtttcgtgctaactaactattttgacagctggaacacCCACCTTACCTTATCTTATCTACATACCTTGCAGTTCCCGTACATTTCTTCAACCCAAGTGATTGCTACAAATTTTAAAGATATAGTCAGTCAGCTTACAACATCTACTCGATCGTTGAATGAACGCGCCTGTCATGATCGTCGTTACGAAGAGATCGTCAAAGATCGCACACGAAGGTAGTAACGAACGAAACCGAGCTCAACACTCAAGCAGCCCCGCGACACGCTCTTTCTGTATATCCCTGTTCTCTCTTTCTTGCTTGTGAGTggtgacagcaatcatttgaatgcaaTCTTGGGAAAGGTGATAGAAATGTTTGAACAATTCAAACTCGGCCCTGCTCAAATGAGAGAGGTGGTGAGAATCAaatgactgtgtgagtgactttgcgttgcGCTAATCCTTTGTGTGTAACTAACAAAGGCGGTTGTTTATTGCTTGTTCGTGCGATTCAtagcaatttatcaaaaactaaTTCAATCCATTTCATAGAACATAGTTCAAGCTGCGTCCTTCTAATAGCTCTGGTTGACCTTCATTTCGTCCATGTGGTAGATCATGACATCCTTGAACATCATGTTCTTCGTGTACCAGTACGTCATATCGATCTTCCGGTCGAAGGGGAAGCCCATTGGCAGCATATCCATGGTCGTCATTCCGCACATGTAGGTCTTGTCGAAAATCATATCGCCCTTAACCTCCGTCATCATGTACGGAGTGATGACAAAATACATCTGCATCTGCATGCCGCTGGTCCATCCCTTCGGCAGGATCAGACGATCCGGGAATCCACAGTGAGCTTCCGACATGTCGAGAATGAACTTGTCATTGCCGGCAATAGACATCATCATCTTCTTGTACAGATCAGTGTACATGGTGCGATCGCGGACACTCCAGAAGAAGTCACGCGAGTTGCGGATGATGGTGTTCTTGCCAACAACCAGATCCACCATGTATTGATCGATCTCGACAAACATCGTGCGGAACGTGTTGATGTCCATCATGTCCATGAACTTGGGACCCAGGAACACTCGCAGCATACCCTTGCCAGTGATCTCCGACATCACGTTCAGCGTGTAGGTGAACGGCTTGTGATTCAGACGCATGGTACGGCCAAGAACCGTCATGTCCCAGTACTTGTCGACGTTGGTCATCGGGACAACGTTGGAGATATCAGCATCAAAGTATTCGAAATAGGTCATCAGCTTGTCAACAACAACATCCTTGATGACGACTCCCTTGTACATGAGCTCATCCACAGTGTACATCGGCAGGTAGCTCTTGAACATGTAGTAGAACTCCAGCATGCGGTCCCACATGGAGTAGAACATCGGATCGCGCAGCGAGGTCTCGAAGTGCATCAAAGCAGAGGGCCAAACCATCTTGGACATGAAGTCGTTTCCACTCAGCAGCATGCGCGACATGACGTCCACGAAGCCAAACTTGGTGCACAGCATGTTATCCATGTTGCAGTTCATCATCTTGCCCAGGAAATCAATGTTCTTCCAGTCACGCATATCAATCTTGGTTCCATCGTCCATCATGAAGTATCCATCGTCGATCATCTTACGCATGCGCATCTCCCAGTCCATAAGCCATTCCAGCTTCAGGTAGTCGTCATCCTTGATCATGTAGTTGAAGTCCCGGTTCTTGAAGCTCATTCCGTTCCAGTAGCTCAGCATCGAGAAGAAGCCCAGCTTCAGCGGGAATCTCCAGGTCAGCGTCTTGATTGGGCGCATGTAGTTCGAGAAACGTTCCAGATTGTAACGGGCCAACAGCTGCTGGTGCATGTACAGGTACATCTCACCGGTGCGTTCCTTCATCATACCGAACATGTCTCCATCCAGGAAGAACGGATAATCCATCATGAAGTAGTAGTAGTACGAGTTCAGTCCAATATCGTTGTAGTAGTAGCTCATCATCATGTTTCCGTCCATCATCATCATATCGCCGTCCATCATCATTTTTACCGAGTCCACCGGGTAGGTCTGAGTGTAGTTGGAGTACACCACGTTGTACTTTCCGTTGCCGTAGAACCCAAACTTGGGATCGTACATCTTGCGGAAGGTGACCGATCGGATCATATCGGTGTTGAAGAAGTAGTACGGATAGATCTCGTAGATGGCTGGCAGCACCATTCCGCGCAGGTCCGTCCGGTGCAGCACGGTCAGCGTAACGGCATAGATGAACATGCCCTCGTTGATGTTCTCGCGCGCCCAGATCACGTTCTTGTAGTAGGTGTCCCAGTCCATCGAGTTGTACAGGAAGGTAAAGAGCATGTACGTCTGCTTCATCATCAGCTTGTTGTAGATGGTGAACACTTTGCCCTTCTCCAGGAAAATGTTCATCTTGTACATGTTCATGAACATCATCACCTGATCAACATTCTGTGGGTAGGAATTTTACGCAATGAGACATACTGTTAAGCAAGACTCCCACCGAACTTACATTGTACATCTTCATGTCCTCGACCCAGGTTTTGGTGTACACCATGTACTCCTCGTACTGCAGCGGCATGTGGATGTTGCGCAGAATCTCGAAGAAAAACTTTTGCTTCATCAGGAAGTCCTTGTCCGCTAAAATCGCATCTTCTTAGTTTGATTCGTACTCAGAGTGCCGAACAGACGTCTCAAACTTACCATACTTCATCATTTTGTCGCCGCCTGCGGGCTGCTGCTGGACGTACGATCCGCTGACCAGGACGGCCAGGGACACCGCGATCGCGGCAATGAACAGCTTCATCCTGACTGTAGAACTCTCTTCGCTGGAGGAACACACCACTGAACTGATTGTGGCCACTGCTGGGGGGAGGCCTTTTATATGGCTTGTGAGCTGTGCATCTGTGCGAAATGTACCGCAGTGATAGCCCAGGTTGGGTTATCAATGCTTCAAATTTACATTCCTACTTTGTATTACAATGTTGCACGTGGGATGATTTCGGGCAAGGTCAATTcgccgtatttttttgtttatgttgtaacttttcaaaaaggcgAAACATTGGATGTAAACAAGCAGCCTATCCCTATTTTAAACGTAAACTGTCACTAGAGCAAGTGGAATAGACTGTATACATTTAAGGTTAAAATTTCTACGGATTTGACAGACCTCGGCTAACATTATCAACACGATCGATGAATGTTCACTGACAGTTCCAGTCATGACCGTCATATGGATGCGACCGTCAGTAGGCAAGAAAACCGTGACGTAGCAAATGAACTCAAAGAACTCAGTATTCATTTTGTAAGTGCCATTTGAGTGGTTTGACAGGTGTCAAAACGGgacttagcatttttttttgaatttgaatttgcttccgattgcgcgaaacgtcataacccGAGTTTTTTTTGCGTATTAGTGCTCGTGTGCTTGTCCGTGCTTCTGGCTGTGTTCGTGTACGACGTAGGTGCCTGTTCCTGGTCGTTCCCGTGGCCGTGCTCTAGGCCGTGTCCTTGTCCGGACTCCTGCCCGTGTTCGTGCCCGTGCTTCTGGCCGTTTGCGTGTCCCTGGCCATGTAGGTGCCTGTTCCTGGCCATTCCCGTGGCCGTGTCCATGCCGTGTTCCTGGCCGTGTTTGTGTCCATGCGAAatggaacatccggaacaaaatcataattttaaatgctAAGTCCCGGAACTGACAcctgtcaaaaaagttcattcggTTGTTTACCTTTGAGGTTAAGTTCCGAGCTTTTCTCCTTTGTTGACACACACGAAGCTGACCCGAGAGAATGCCGAGCTCAACATTCAACAACAGCCGAACGATCTGATACCgcatgctctttctctttctttctctttcCTCTCTTTCTTGCTTACTACCAGTGTGGTGACAGCAGTCAAATGAATGCAGTCAAAAGGAAGTGTGTTCGGTTCGGTGTTCCGGAAAAATTCTAACGAACGAGCTCTGCGTGAATGAGAGAGTCAAACACTGTTGCGCTCATTCGTTCGGAAGTTCGGAAGTGTGAGCGAGTCTGGTATGAGTTGTTTGAAGTATTATATtcttttgatactcatattcaGCGTTTTACGTGCCATACATACATTAGAAATCGTCACAGCTTGAGCTTGGTTTgagtatttgtttttttgggtATTTTAATAATTCTACACCCAAAACTCGACAGCACTCGTCGAGAGAATGATGGCCCCGAGCCGAGAGcatagtggtaccatttacggacacagagaacacagctcgagattacCGAGAGAAAAAAAGTGTCACCTTCGCTGCCATCCCGAAGGAAGCTTCCAGTGGTTAGATTACGTCCCAAGTTTATTCTTGTCAATACCAATGATTGCGAAGCATCCGATAACctcgaaaatgtattacaaaaattaaagcgggcAAGCCTACTGCGTTTCATTGACCACTGAGACATATTCTGTGAACGGattacatttcacagaatcaacggAGGAGAAAGGATGCGTGAACATACCTTACGAACcaacggcgtgttttctgggcaaccttaaggagaaaaaatagtcatagctactttcaaatgtgtcttatagaaaattttctcagctttccaatgcttctaagaatGAAATGATTCATCGAGAAATTTATGatatataaatttttttaacattttttttctaaattcctttattatttattggaaactttttaataacagtttgtgaaacttgtcaaatgatgtgttttaggTGATATTTACTCATCAacatgtgcaaaataagacaaaaaacaactttgtagaaggttgaaacgccaaacatttttaaaatttagtttaccgagtttttgaatatgtgaaatgaaaatcataaaaccgtattaaaatatattttaaaaagaattaaGAACGCTAAATTgaactacaaattactgttgcaagaTTCGGGagaaatacacagcaaaaaatccgatggtaaaatcgcatgcaaaagcatgcacatcacctttgtgagaaaaagcatgtaatattgtatgagaaaacgtgtacacaaaaagcgtgtaccgaagaaaaaaattcaggtctgctcaccccaaaaataacatcaatccggcgagagtcatattcagattgcCAAGTCCGCGCctcaacccactcggctatctcgccgctatgaCAATAGTCGGTtcaatgccaatgtaacagtaggttttccgtacgtcgtatactgtgttaactgcatacgatgtatggggaacctacaactacatcggtgaagatacaaatattttcttaGCGGTg
Coding sequences:
- the LOC120426085 gene encoding hexamerin-1.1-like codes for the protein MKLFIAAIAVSLAVLVSGSYVQQQPAGGDKMMKYADKDFLMKQKFFFEILRNIHMPLQYEEYMVYTKTWVEDMKMYNNVDQVMMFMNMYKMNIFLEKGKVFTIYNKLMMKQTYMLFTFLYNSMDWDTYYKNVIWARENINEGMFIYAVTLTVLHRTDLRGMVLPAIYEIYPYYFFNTDMIRSVTFRKMYDPKFGFYGNGKYNVVYSNYTQTYPVDSVKMMMDGDMMMMDGNMMMSYYYNDIGLNSYYYYFMMDYPFFLDGDMFGMMKERTGEMYLYMHQQLLARYNLERFSNYMRPIKTLTWRFPLKLGFFSMLSYWNGMSFKNRDFNYMIKDDDYLKLEWLMDWEMRMRKMIDDGYFMMDDGTKIDMRDWKNIDFLGKMMNCNMDNMLCTKFGFVDVMSRMLLSGNDFMSKMVWPSALMHFETSLRDPMFYSMWDRMLEFYYMFKSYLPMYTVDELMYKGVVIKDVVVDKLMTYFEYFDADISNVVPMTNVDKYWDMTVLGRTMRLNHKPFTYTLNVMSEITGKGMLRVFLGPKFMDMMDINTFRTMFVEIDQYMVDLVVGKNTIIRNSRDFFWSVRDRTMYTDLYKKMMMSIAGNDKFILDMSEAHCGFPDRLILPKGWTSGMQMQMYFVITPYMMTEVKGDMIFDKTYMCGMTTMDMLPMGFPFDRKIDMTYWYTKNMMFKDVMIYHMDEMKVNQSY